A section of the ANME-2 cluster archaeon genome encodes:
- a CDS encoding cobalt-precorrin-5B (C(1))-methyltransferase, whose translation MIDPVNNFTIPQEWIDKVAIPLDELKKGVSDGLLVVLSNGDILNRGFTTGTTSAAAAKSAVLSLKKKDMIKTVSVPTPCGIRAKLDVRALAGRAEVVKIPGDHASDVIGGLVFVAKAHPAKAISLIAADGIGTVTKGGLQVKAGEPAINPVPKLQIMDAIKEGLSETGLEGAVVTLSIPDGGKVSAKTLNSAIGVMGGISVLGTTGFVEPWSDHLGEVKMELVSDASRVVLTTGRIGMRYSQMLFPEHTVVMVGSRIDEGINASKGETIICGLPGLVLKWAVPGILIATGFNTVQELIETDRNSQLIDDAVAAAVERSEGARIVLVDRSGAVIRDSGGVL comes from the coding sequence AAAAGGGTGTTTCTGACGGACTGCTGGTAGTGCTTTCGAATGGAGATATCCTTAATCGGGGATTTACTACGGGAACTACATCTGCGGCTGCTGCCAAGTCAGCAGTCCTGTCCCTGAAGAAAAAGGATATGATCAAGACAGTTTCGGTTCCCACACCTTGCGGTATAAGAGCAAAGCTGGATGTCAGGGCTTTGGCAGGAAGGGCAGAAGTTGTGAAAATACCAGGAGACCATGCAAGTGATGTGATAGGCGGGCTGGTGTTTGTAGCCAAAGCGCATCCTGCTAAGGCTATTTCGTTGATAGCTGCAGATGGTATAGGTACGGTCACAAAAGGAGGCTTGCAGGTAAAGGCAGGCGAACCTGCTATTAATCCTGTACCTAAACTCCAGATAATGGATGCTATTAAGGAAGGATTGAGCGAGACCGGACTTGAGGGTGCTGTTGTTACATTATCCATACCTGATGGTGGGAAGGTGTCAGCAAAGACATTGAATTCTGCTATTGGAGTAATGGGGGGTATCTCTGTTTTAGGTACTACCGGATTTGTCGAACCATGGAGTGACCACCTGGGTGAGGTTAAAATGGAATTGGTCAGTGATGCATCCAGGGTAGTACTGACTACAGGAAGAATAGGTATGCGTTATTCCCAGATGCTGTTTCCCGAACATACAGTAGTTATGGTAGGCAGCAGGATCGATGAAGGGATTAATGCATCTAAAGGTGAAACAATTATATGCGGCCTGCCAGGCCTGGTACTCAAATGGGCCGTGCCTGGTATTCTAATTGCAACAGGGTTTAATACGGTACAGGAATTAATAGAAACTGATAGAAATAGTCAGTTGATCGATGATGCAGTGGCTGCTGCAGTAGAAAGATCAGAAGGTGCAAGGATCGTGCTCGTTGACAGGAGTGGCGCCGTAATTCGTGACTCAGGTGGTGTGTTGTGA